In Herbaspirillum sp. WKF16, one genomic interval encodes:
- a CDS encoding ABC transporter permease: MSMAIAKSVLQALMVVLLMTVIVFFGLHLIGNPVDILIGQDVDQVDRLRIIKELGLDQPVWRQYLSFLNGALHGNLGNSFVYNSPAILLIFQRLPATLELAFAALILALLMGVPLGLFAGLKPEHPFSRMVMTGSILGFSLPTFWIGLMLIMVFAVSLGWLPSGGRGQTAGLFGIQWSWLTLDGWRHIILPAINLSLFKISLVIRLTRANVREVLPMDFVKFARAKGLSPARVVLMYVLRNTLIPLVTVVGLEFGSTIAFAVVTESVFAWPGAGKLILDSINALDRPVIVAYLMVIVCLFVTLNLVVDVLYKLLDPRVRVEARA, encoded by the coding sequence ATGAGCATGGCGATCGCGAAGAGCGTGCTGCAGGCGCTGATGGTGGTGCTGTTGATGACGGTGATCGTCTTCTTCGGCCTGCACCTGATCGGCAACCCGGTCGACATCCTGATCGGCCAGGACGTCGACCAGGTCGACCGCCTGCGCATCATCAAGGAGCTGGGCCTGGACCAGCCGGTGTGGCGCCAGTACCTGTCCTTCCTCAACGGCGCGCTGCACGGCAACCTGGGCAACAGCTTCGTCTACAACTCGCCGGCCATCCTGCTGATCTTCCAGCGCCTGCCGGCCACGCTGGAGCTGGCCTTCGCCGCGCTGATCCTGGCGCTGCTGATGGGCGTGCCGCTGGGCCTGTTCGCCGGCCTCAAGCCCGAGCATCCCTTCTCGCGCATGGTGATGACCGGCAGCATCCTCGGCTTCTCGCTGCCGACCTTCTGGATCGGCCTGATGCTGATCATGGTGTTCGCGGTCTCGCTGGGCTGGCTGCCCTCCGGCGGACGCGGCCAGACCGCCGGCCTGTTCGGCATCCAGTGGTCGTGGCTGACACTGGACGGCTGGCGCCACATCATCCTGCCGGCCATCAACCTGTCGCTGTTCAAGATTTCGCTGGTGATCCGCCTGACCCGCGCCAACGTGCGCGAGGTGCTGCCGATGGACTTCGTCAAGTTCGCCCGCGCCAAGGGGCTTTCGCCGGCGCGCGTGGTGCTGATGTATGTGCTGCGCAATACGCTGATCCCGCTGGTCACCGTGGTCGGCCTGGAGTTCGGCTCCACCATCGCCTTCGCGGTGGTCACCGAGAGCGTGTTCGCCTGGCCCGGCGCCGGCAAGCTGATCCTGGACAGCATCAATGCGCTGGATCGTCCGGTGATCGTGGCCTACCTGATGGTCATCGTGTGCTTGTTCGTCACGCTCAACCTGGTGGTCGACGTGCTCTACAAGCTACTGGATCCGCGAGTGCGGGTGGAGGCGAGGGCAT
- a CDS encoding SidA/IucD/PvdA family monooxygenase — MLNIDNTAPIGLPALEARLRQDLEWLALPGKSWTPKVERDGAPVQDVAIVGGGQAGMAASVALSHLGIPNVIYDQSPEDFEGPWATTARMETLRSPKTLTGPALGFSTLTFRAWFEAQFGLAAWEALDKIPRLQWMDYLRWFRRVMRLDVRNEHRVLAVLPRADGLVELKLRSPAGESSVLARRVVLATGRDGLGGAYLPPLAQQLPRDRWAHSSDVFDYASLKGKRVGVVGGGSSAMDSAATALEEGAARVDLLIRRKELPRINKGKGSGNPGLVNGHQHLPDAWKWRIRHYVNIQQVPPPSGSTRRVSRFANARFLLGTAIESAAARDDGALLLQTNRGPLELDFLFFSTGFQVDWSARPEYAAIAPHILSWGERYTPPAGEEDAELSSMPYLGPFFEFQEKQAGDLPGLERVHCFCYPATASHGTVSGDIPAISDGAYRLAQGIASLMYGEDVQHHYRNIQAYEEPELVGDEWTPSAWELPR; from the coding sequence ATGCTCAATATCGACAACACGGCGCCGATCGGACTGCCCGCGCTGGAAGCGCGCCTGCGCCAGGACCTGGAATGGCTGGCGCTGCCCGGCAAATCGTGGACACCCAAGGTCGAGCGCGACGGCGCGCCGGTGCAGGACGTGGCCATCGTCGGCGGCGGCCAGGCCGGCATGGCGGCGTCGGTGGCGCTGTCCCACCTGGGCATTCCCAATGTCATCTACGACCAGTCGCCCGAGGATTTCGAAGGCCCCTGGGCCACCACTGCGCGCATGGAAACGCTGCGCTCGCCCAAGACCCTGACCGGCCCCGCGCTGGGCTTTTCCACGCTGACCTTCCGCGCCTGGTTCGAGGCCCAGTTCGGCCTGGCGGCCTGGGAGGCGCTGGACAAGATCCCGCGCCTGCAGTGGATGGATTACCTGCGCTGGTTCCGTCGCGTGATGCGGCTGGATGTGCGCAACGAGCATCGCGTGCTGGCCGTGCTGCCGCGCGCCGACGGCCTGGTCGAGCTGAAGCTGCGTTCGCCCGCGGGAGAGTCGTCGGTGCTGGCGCGCCGGGTGGTGCTGGCCACCGGCCGCGACGGCCTGGGCGGCGCCTACCTGCCGCCGCTGGCGCAGCAGCTGCCGCGCGACCGCTGGGCGCATTCCTCCGACGTGTTCGACTATGCCAGCCTCAAGGGCAAGCGTGTGGGCGTGGTCGGCGGCGGTTCGTCGGCCATGGACAGCGCGGCTACCGCGCTGGAAGAGGGCGCCGCGCGCGTGGACCTGCTGATCCGCCGCAAGGAACTGCCGCGCATCAACAAGGGCAAGGGCTCGGGCAACCCCGGCCTGGTCAACGGCCACCAGCACCTGCCGGACGCCTGGAAATGGCGCATCCGCCACTACGTCAACATCCAGCAGGTGCCGCCGCCCTCGGGCAGCACGCGCCGCGTGTCGCGCTTCGCCAATGCGCGCTTCCTGCTCGGCACCGCCATCGAGAGCGCCGCCGCGCGGGACGATGGCGCGTTGCTGCTGCAGACCAATCGCGGCCCGCTGGAACTGGATTTCCTGTTCTTCTCGACCGGCTTCCAGGTGGACTGGTCGGCGCGTCCCGAATACGCCGCCATCGCCCCGCATATCCTGTCCTGGGGCGAGCGCTACACGCCGCCGGCCGGCGAGGAAGACGCCGAGCTGAGCAGCATGCCCTATCTCGGCCCCTTCTTCGAGTTCCAGGAAAAGCAAGCCGGCGACTTGCCCGGCCTGGAGCGCGTACACTGCTTCTGCTATCCGGCCACGGCCAGCCACGGCACCGTCTCGGGCGACATTCCCGCCATCAGCGACGGCGCCTATCGCCTGGCGCAAGGCATCGCCTCGCTGATGTACGGCGAGGACGTGCAACACCATTACCGCAACATCCAGGCGTACGAGGAGCCCGAACTGGTGGGCGACGAATGGACGCCTTCCGCATGGGAACTGCCCCGATGA
- a CDS encoding LysR family transcriptional regulator: MDLNQLEAFAAVMTIGSVTGAGRSLGRSQPAVSKAIGDLEAELGYALFDRNGPRVTPTGKAFLLYEEVERSLVGLRSIRERAAEIGREEAQPVHLVATPALASTIAPAALQQVAQGGFGLPEHIHLRSASAEQVVHAVLHRTVSLGLTSLPVAHRGLDLHWIGEAPCVAVLRADHPLAKKDKISRAALRGERVITMSNRYRLRQRIETALGDDHPLDVAIDTNTSFNAIMAAHAGLGVALVEPITALGMPIEGLVVRKLAIDIPFYFGVVTPFGKPVEGITRALIDAVESSARNILHGFVKRDAAEHDELL, translated from the coding sequence ATGGATTTGAACCAGCTCGAGGCATTTGCCGCGGTGATGACGATAGGCAGCGTGACCGGCGCCGGGCGCAGCCTTGGCCGTTCGCAGCCGGCCGTCAGCAAGGCCATCGGCGACCTGGAAGCCGAGCTGGGCTATGCGCTGTTCGACCGCAACGGGCCGCGCGTGACGCCTACCGGCAAGGCCTTCCTGCTGTACGAGGAGGTCGAGCGTTCGCTGGTCGGCCTGCGCAGCATCCGCGAGCGCGCCGCCGAGATCGGCCGCGAAGAGGCGCAACCGGTGCACCTGGTGGCCACGCCCGCGCTGGCCTCGACCATCGCGCCGGCCGCCTTGCAGCAGGTGGCGCAGGGCGGCTTCGGCTTGCCCGAGCACATCCACCTGCGCAGCGCCTCTGCCGAGCAAGTAGTGCATGCGGTGCTGCACCGTACCGTCAGCCTGGGCCTGACCAGCCTGCCGGTGGCGCATCGCGGGCTGGACCTGCACTGGATAGGCGAGGCGCCCTGCGTGGCGGTGTTGCGCGCCGACCATCCGCTGGCGAAGAAGGACAAGATCAGCCGCGCCGCGTTGCGCGGCGAGCGCGTGATCACCATGTCCAATCGCTATCGCTTGCGCCAGCGCATCGAAACCGCGCTGGGCGACGATCATCCGCTGGACGTGGCGATCGACACCAACACCTCCTTCAACGCCATCATGGCCGCGCATGCCGGGCTGGGAGTGGCGCTGGTGGAGCCGATCACGGCGCTGGGCATGCCCATCGAAGGGTTGGTGGTGAGGAAGCTGGCCATCGACATCCCGTTCTATTTCGGCGTGGTGACGCCGTTCGGCAAGCCGGTGGAAGGCATCACCCGCGCGCTGATCGACGCGGTGGAGAGCTCGGCGCGCAATATCCTGCACGGCTTCGTCAAGCGCGACGCGGCCGAGCACGACGAATTGCTTTGA
- a CDS encoding aminotransferase class V-fold PLP-dependent enzyme translates to MNTRPPCRPPAGVSFPIYLDYGATTPVDPQVARVMCDFLTDKFGNAASSSHPFGWEARRAVEKARGQVAGLVGAQPAEIVWTSGATESNNLALKGAALTLRAQGRGKHLVTVATEHKAVLDTMHTLERAGFDVTFLQPGADGLVTPEQFREALRPDTILASVMYVNNEIGVIQPIAELGEICAGRGIVFHVDAVQAAGKIAVDVKRLKVDLMSFSAHKVYGPKGIGALYVRHNPDLRLQAQIDGGGHENGMRSGTLATHQIVGMGEAFELAGRLLEEEGERIRALRERLWNGIAGLPGVQLNGCAINRVPHNLNVSFPPTRYGTLASQLLGIAVSAGSACNSAASAPSFVLLAIGCTPDAARNAVRFSLGRGTTQGEIDYVAATVRQVLALEALEPVPVGR, encoded by the coding sequence ATGAACACCCGCCCCCCCTGTCGCCCGCCCGCCGGCGTGAGCTTCCCCATCTACCTCGACTACGGCGCCACCACGCCGGTCGATCCGCAGGTCGCCAGGGTGATGTGCGACTTCCTGACCGACAAGTTCGGCAACGCCGCCAGCAGCTCCCACCCCTTCGGCTGGGAAGCGCGGCGCGCGGTGGAAAAGGCGCGCGGGCAGGTGGCCGGCCTGGTCGGCGCCCAGCCCGCCGAGATCGTCTGGACCTCGGGCGCGACCGAATCCAACAACCTGGCCCTGAAAGGCGCCGCCTTGACGCTGCGCGCCCAGGGCCGCGGCAAGCACCTGGTCACCGTCGCCACCGAGCACAAGGCGGTGCTGGACACCATGCACACGCTGGAGCGCGCCGGCTTCGACGTCACCTTCCTGCAACCCGGCGCGGACGGCCTGGTCACGCCTGAGCAGTTCCGTGAAGCGCTGCGTCCCGACACCATCCTGGCCTCGGTGATGTACGTCAACAACGAGATCGGCGTGATCCAGCCCATCGCCGAACTGGGCGAGATCTGCGCCGGGCGCGGCATCGTGTTCCATGTGGACGCCGTGCAGGCGGCCGGCAAGATCGCCGTCGACGTCAAGCGCCTGAAGGTCGACCTGATGTCGTTCTCGGCACACAAGGTCTATGGCCCCAAAGGCATCGGCGCGCTGTACGTGCGCCACAATCCCGACCTCAGGCTGCAAGCCCAGATCGACGGCGGCGGCCATGAGAACGGCATGCGCTCCGGCACGCTGGCCACGCACCAGATCGTCGGCATGGGCGAGGCCTTCGAACTGGCGGGGCGCCTGCTGGAAGAGGAAGGCGAACGCATCCGCGCCCTGCGCGAGCGCTTGTGGAACGGCATCGCCGGCTTGCCCGGCGTGCAGCTCAACGGCTGCGCGATCAACCGCGTGCCGCACAACCTCAACGTCAGCTTCCCGCCGACGCGCTACGGCACGCTGGCCAGCCAGTTGCTGGGCATCGCGGTGTCGGCCGGCTCAGCCTGCAACTCGGCCGCTTCCGCGCCCTCTTTCGTCCTGCTGGCCATCGGCTGCACGCCCGACGCGGCGCGCAACGCGGTGCGGTTCTCGCTGGGGCGCGGCACCACGCAGGGCGAGATCGATTACGTGGCGGCGACGGTGAGGCAGGTGCTTGCGCTGGAGGCGTTGGAACCGGTACCGGTGGGCAGGTAA
- a CDS encoding methionine ABC transporter ATP-binding protein, with amino-acid sequence MIRIEHLHKTYQANKRDIIALQDINLDIAQGEIFGIIGRSGAGKSTLIRTLNLLERPDQGRILIDGEDITTLGHDGLLELRQRVGMVFQHFNLLNAKTVAQNIDWPLKITGRYSREERARRVDELLQLVGLQDHRDQYPSQLSGGQKQRVGIARSLANTPRLLLCDEATSSLDPETTQSILRLLLEINRKLGLTIVLITHEMDVIRSICDRVAVLDAGAVAEHGKVVDIFLRPRHAVTRALLAESHAYDQAGDFYQRRPGGQLVRLTYAGELASQPILSQLTAATAALATIVQGTVSRIKDTPYGQLLVEFSGGEEDVAQVLERLRRSGIEHEVLA; translated from the coding sequence GTGATCCGCATCGAGCACCTCCACAAGACCTACCAGGCCAACAAGCGCGACATCATCGCCCTGCAGGACATCAACCTGGACATCGCCCAAGGCGAGATCTTCGGCATCATCGGCCGTTCCGGCGCCGGCAAGAGCACACTCATCCGTACGCTCAACCTGCTCGAACGCCCCGACCAGGGCCGCATCCTGATCGACGGCGAAGACATCACCACGCTCGGCCATGACGGCCTGCTCGAACTGCGCCAGCGCGTGGGCATGGTATTCCAGCACTTCAACCTGCTCAACGCCAAGACCGTCGCCCAGAACATCGATTGGCCGCTCAAGATCACCGGCCGCTACAGCCGCGAAGAACGCGCCCGGCGCGTCGACGAGCTGCTGCAGCTGGTGGGCCTGCAAGATCATCGCGACCAGTATCCGTCGCAGCTGTCGGGCGGCCAGAAGCAGCGCGTCGGGATCGCCCGTTCCCTGGCGAACACGCCGCGCCTGCTGCTGTGCGACGAGGCCACCTCCTCGCTCGACCCGGAAACCACGCAATCCATCCTGCGCCTGCTGCTGGAGATCAACCGCAAGCTGGGCCTGACCATCGTCCTGATCACCCACGAGATGGATGTGATCCGCAGCATCTGCGACCGCGTCGCCGTGCTCGACGCCGGCGCCGTGGCCGAACACGGCAAGGTGGTGGATATCTTCCTGCGCCCGCGCCACGCGGTCACGCGCGCCCTGCTGGCCGAGAGCCACGCCTACGACCAGGCCGGCGACTTCTACCAGCGCCGCCCCGGCGGCCAGCTGGTGCGCCTGACCTACGCCGGCGAGCTGGCGTCCCAGCCCATCCTGTCGCAACTGACCGCGGCCACGGCGGCGCTGGCGACCATCGTGCAGGGCACGGTCTCGCGCATCAAGGACACGCCCTATGGCCAGCTGCTGGTGGAGTTCTCCGGCGGCGAGGAGGATGTGGCGCAAGTGCTGGAACGCCTGCGCCGCTCAGGGATCGAGCACGAGGTGCTGGCATGA
- a CDS encoding methionine ABC transporter permease, producing MSALIDLSQIDWSEVWEATQETLAMTGGSLFFTILLGLPLGILLFLTNRRQLLAQRGIYLALSLLVNVLRSVPFLILLIVLIPFTLWLVGTSLGVTGAIPPLVIGTAPFFARLTESVLREIDRGVIEACTAMGARRRQIIFGALLPEALPGLLAAVTITAITLMSYAAMSGVIGGGGLGDLAIRYGYQRFQTEVMVVTVAILVVLVQLLQFFGDRLVLRFTRK from the coding sequence ATGAGCGCGCTGATCGACCTGTCCCAGATCGACTGGAGCGAGGTGTGGGAGGCCACCCAGGAAACCCTGGCCATGACCGGCGGCTCGCTGTTCTTCACCATCCTGCTGGGCCTGCCGCTGGGGATCCTGCTGTTCCTGACCAACCGCCGCCAGTTGCTGGCGCAGCGCGGCATCTACCTGGCGCTGTCGCTGCTGGTGAACGTGCTGCGTTCGGTGCCGTTCCTGATCCTGCTGATCGTGCTGATTCCCTTCACGCTGTGGCTGGTGGGCACCTCGCTGGGCGTGACCGGCGCGATACCGCCGCTGGTGATCGGCACCGCGCCATTCTTCGCGCGCCTGACCGAAAGCGTGCTGCGCGAGATCGACCGCGGCGTGATCGAGGCCTGTACCGCCATGGGCGCGCGGCGCCGCCAGATCATCTTCGGCGCGCTGCTGCCCGAAGCCCTGCCGGGGCTGCTGGCGGCGGTCACCATCACCGCCATCACGCTCATGTCGTATGCCGCCATGTCGGGCGTGATCGGCGGCGGCGGCCTGGGCGACCTCGCCATCCGCTACGGCTACCAGCGCTTCCAGACCGAGGTGATGGTAGTGACGGTGGCTATCCTCGTGGTGCTGGTGCAGCTGCTGCAGTTCTTCGGCGACCGCCTGGTGCTGCGCTTTACCCGCAAATGA
- a CDS encoding MetQ/NlpA family ABC transporter substrate-binding protein: MSRKLISPLLAGAALAFSIGAHAADKLVIAATPVPHAEILEHIKPALAKEGIDLQIKVFTDYVQPAAQTNEKQVDGNFFLHQPYLDQFKKSHKNDIEVPVAKVHVEPFAAYSQKYKKTADIPNGATIAIPNDPSNSGRALLLLARNGLIKLKDTSNISSTQKDIVENPKKLKFRALEAATLPRVLNQVDVALINTNYALEAKLNPVKDSLFIEDANSPYANLLVAREDNKDSPAIKKLAAALNSPEVKKFIEEKYQGAVVPAF, encoded by the coding sequence ATGTCCCGCAAACTGATTTCCCCCCTGCTCGCCGGCGCCGCACTGGCGTTTTCCATCGGCGCGCACGCCGCCGACAAGCTGGTGATCGCCGCCACCCCGGTGCCGCACGCGGAGATCCTCGAGCACATCAAGCCGGCCCTGGCCAAGGAAGGCATCGACCTGCAGATCAAGGTCTTCACCGACTACGTGCAACCGGCGGCGCAGACCAACGAGAAGCAGGTCGACGGCAACTTCTTCCTGCACCAGCCCTACCTCGACCAGTTCAAGAAGAGCCACAAGAACGACATCGAAGTGCCGGTGGCCAAGGTCCACGTCGAGCCTTTCGCCGCCTACTCGCAGAAATACAAGAAGACCGCCGATATCCCCAACGGCGCCACCATCGCCATTCCGAACGACCCGTCCAACTCGGGCCGCGCCCTGCTGCTGCTGGCCCGCAACGGCCTGATCAAGCTCAAGGACACCTCCAACATCTCGTCGACCCAGAAGGACATCGTCGAAAATCCCAAGAAGCTGAAGTTCCGCGCCCTGGAAGCGGCGACCCTGCCGCGCGTGCTGAACCAGGTCGATGTCGCCCTGATCAACACCAACTACGCGCTGGAAGCCAAGCTGAACCCGGTCAAGGACTCGCTGTTCATCGAAGACGCCAACTCGCCCTACGCCAACCTACTGGTGGCGCGCGAAGACAACAAGGACAGCCCGGCCATCAAGAAGCTGGCCGCCGCGCTGAACTCGCCTGAGGTCAAGAAGTTCATCGAAGAAAAATACCAGGGCGCCGTGGTGCCGGCCTTCTGA
- a CDS encoding LysR family transcriptional regulator: MHLVWLEDFIELARTRSFSRAAENRFVTHPAFGRRIKALEQWVGAELVTRSQPVTLTRAGKLFLDAANNSVDVLYAARAQLQETPAETENILRLATGRTLSQTFFPDWYEGIRQHCGVFPVSIATGGAQDVIMKLAAGEADLLMIYSSPATRMLIDHQRYESQTIAHELLLPVSAPDKRGKPLYRLGPKAGAMPWLAFSQTLTLRGVLAKHLAELEQKPALKMVYQADSYEAIQEMALRGTGVAWLPQRLVQKDLAEGRLLIAGEPHLRVRFDVSLYRVRGSANALVNAIWDYAAAPEKPPG; this comes from the coding sequence GTGCATCTCGTCTGGCTGGAAGACTTCATCGAACTGGCGCGCACGCGCAGCTTCTCGCGCGCGGCCGAGAACCGCTTCGTCACCCATCCCGCCTTCGGCCGCCGCATCAAGGCGCTGGAGCAATGGGTCGGCGCCGAACTGGTCACGCGCAGCCAGCCGGTGACGCTCACCCGCGCCGGCAAACTCTTCCTGGATGCGGCCAATAACTCGGTGGACGTGCTCTACGCGGCGCGCGCGCAATTGCAGGAGACGCCGGCCGAGACCGAGAACATATTGCGCCTGGCCACCGGCCGCACGCTGTCGCAAACCTTCTTCCCGGACTGGTACGAGGGCATCCGCCAGCACTGCGGCGTGTTCCCGGTGTCGATCGCCACCGGCGGCGCGCAGGACGTGATCATGAAGCTGGCCGCCGGCGAGGCCGACCTGCTGATGATCTACTCCAGCCCCGCCACCCGCATGCTGATCGACCACCAGCGCTACGAGTCGCAGACCATCGCGCATGAGCTGCTGCTGCCGGTCTCGGCGCCCGACAAGCGCGGCAAGCCGCTCTACCGCCTCGGCCCCAAGGCCGGCGCCATGCCCTGGCTGGCCTTCTCGCAGACGCTCACGCTGCGCGGCGTGCTGGCCAAGCACCTGGCCGAGCTGGAGCAGAAGCCGGCGCTGAAGATGGTCTACCAGGCCGATTCCTACGAGGCGATACAGGAGATGGCGTTGCGCGGCACCGGCGTGGCCTGGCTGCCGCAGCGGCTGGTGCAGAAGGACCTGGCGGAGGGACGCCTGCTGATCGCCGGCGAGCCGCACCTGCGCGTGCGTTTCGACGTCTCGCTGTACCGCGTGCGCGGCAGCGCCAATGCACTGGTCAACGCCATCTGGGATTACGCCGCCGCGCCGGAGAAGCCGCCCGGGTAG
- a CDS encoding M14 family metallopeptidase — MKTLEQIRAALPQYPVEVEFPDIDRWRFGNTGIDYVHTFDSHVDGPHVMILALMHGNEVSGAIAVDRLLKQGLHPVKGRVTLGFGNVAAYARFDPQDADASRYIDEDMNRVWSAARLDGAEDSSELRRARELRPIIDTVDFMLDLHSMHEAAPPLIVSGPLDKGMALAAQLGTPQHVVVDRGHPNGVRMRDYAGFGDPASARNALLVECGQHFSAASERVAQDVAARFLLAAGVVEQADVAALMQPGELPAQRFIGVTEPVVAQGMELEFTGDYRGMEVFAKAGTVIAKENGREIATPYDDCTLVMPSLRHIGPGVTVVRLGKEIAR; from the coding sequence ATGAAGACCCTGGAGCAGATCCGCGCGGCGCTGCCGCAATATCCCGTCGAAGTGGAATTCCCGGACATCGACCGTTGGCGCTTCGGCAACACCGGCATCGACTACGTCCACACCTTCGATAGCCACGTCGACGGCCCGCACGTGATGATCCTGGCGCTCATGCACGGCAACGAAGTGAGCGGCGCCATCGCCGTCGACCGCCTGCTGAAGCAAGGCCTGCATCCGGTCAAGGGCCGCGTCACGCTGGGCTTCGGCAACGTCGCCGCGTATGCCCGCTTCGATCCGCAGGACGCCGACGCCTCGCGCTACATCGACGAAGACATGAACCGCGTCTGGAGCGCCGCGCGCCTGGACGGCGCCGAGGATTCTTCCGAACTGCGCCGCGCGCGCGAGCTGCGCCCCATCATCGACACGGTCGACTTCATGCTGGACCTGCACTCCATGCACGAGGCCGCGCCGCCGCTGATCGTCAGCGGCCCGCTGGACAAGGGCATGGCGCTGGCCGCGCAACTGGGCACGCCGCAGCACGTGGTGGTCGACCGCGGCCATCCCAACGGCGTGCGCATGCGCGACTACGCCGGCTTCGGCGACCCCGCCAGCGCCAGGAACGCGCTGCTGGTCGAATGCGGCCAGCACTTCTCCGCCGCCAGCGAACGGGTGGCGCAAGACGTGGCGGCGCGCTTCCTCCTTGCCGCCGGGGTGGTGGAGCAAGCCGACGTGGCCGCGCTGATGCAGCCCGGCGAGCTGCCGGCGCAGCGCTTCATCGGCGTCACCGAACCGGTGGTGGCGCAAGGCATGGAACTGGAATTCACCGGCGACTACCGCGGCATGGAAGTCTTCGCCAAGGCTGGCACGGTCATTGCAAAAGAAAACGGACGCGAGATCGCCACGCCTTACGACGACTGCACGCTGGTCATGCCCTCCTTGCGGCACATCGGCCCGGGCGTCACGGTGGTCCGGCTGGGCAAAGAGATCGCCCGCTAA
- a CDS encoding transporter substrate-binding domain-containing protein — protein MKFAKPALAASFGLLSMLAANVHADALADIQKSGVVKIAVPQDFAPFGSVNADLQLQGLDIDVAKLIAQKMGVKVQLVPVASANRIAYLQTHKADLVISTLGKNAEREKVIDFSQAYAPYNNSVFGVASVKVANAADLAGKTVGVARGTFQDIQLTDTAPKSATIKRYEDNNAMISAYVSGQVQLVGTGDFVAYALGEKAPDNKPVLKYIINESSCSVGLNKGEGALLAKVNEVITAAKKSGEINGIVKKWLNVPLPQKMATTFQ, from the coding sequence ATGAAGTTTGCAAAACCGGCGCTGGCCGCTTCCTTCGGCCTGCTATCCATGCTCGCCGCCAACGTCCACGCCGACGCGCTGGCCGACATCCAGAAATCCGGCGTGGTGAAGATCGCCGTGCCGCAGGATTTCGCGCCGTTCGGCTCGGTCAACGCCGACCTGCAATTGCAAGGCCTGGACATCGACGTCGCCAAGCTGATCGCGCAGAAGATGGGCGTGAAGGTGCAATTGGTGCCGGTGGCCAGCGCCAACCGCATCGCCTACCTGCAGACGCACAAGGCCGACCTGGTCATCTCCACGCTGGGCAAGAACGCCGAGCGTGAAAAGGTGATCGACTTCTCGCAAGCCTACGCCCCGTACAACAACAGCGTGTTCGGCGTAGCCAGCGTCAAGGTCGCCAACGCCGCCGACCTGGCAGGCAAGACCGTGGGCGTCGCCCGCGGCACCTTCCAGGATATCCAGCTCACCGACACCGCGCCCAAGAGCGCCACCATCAAGCGCTACGAAGACAACAACGCCATGATCTCGGCCTACGTCTCGGGCCAGGTGCAGCTGGTGGGCACCGGCGACTTCGTCGCCTACGCGCTGGGTGAAAAGGCGCCGGACAACAAGCCGGTGCTGAAGTACATCATCAACGAATCGAGCTGCAGCGTCGGCCTCAACAAGGGCGAAGGCGCCCTGCTGGCCAAGGTCAATGAAGTCATCACCGCCGCCAAGAAGAGCGGCGAGATCAACGGCATCGTCAAGAAGTGGCTCAACGTGCCGCTGCCGCAGAAGATGGCGACGACGTTCCAGTGA